Proteins from one Pelorhabdus rhamnosifermentans genomic window:
- the mrdA gene encoding penicillin-binding protein 2 produces the protein MGGNISNSRLNVLYYIVILIFVVLITRLAYLQIAQGDDYRHKSDVNHIRFMPLTAPRGLFYDRNGMPLVTNRPGFTVSLIPISGPIPDDVIDRLAAFLSMNPDEIRQKVKQQGNPFESIRIKNNVGQDIVTKIEEHRNDLPGVVLEIQSVRKYIYNELGAHIFGYIGEISDSELAKKKAEGYKSGDIIGKFGLEEVWDKEIRGIDGDTQEEVDAAGRPVKMLDKKQPVLGNSLVLTIDTKIQKVAEKAMDDQLNYLQKKLGNVNAKAAVAVVMNPQTGEILAMVSRPTFDPNLFNGGISVKNWQMINDNPFNPMENRAIDGEYPPGSTFKIVTSTAALELGKITPEERIFDSGHYMSKGNASGEALGWINFQTALSKSDNVFFYKMGERVGIDNLAKYARMYGLGARTGINLPDEASGLVASQEYKEKVYHEEWYLSETLDAAIGQGFQLVTPLQAAMVMSEVANGGHRYRPYLVSKIISPNGDIVKTFEPEELGGVQVSERNLNLIRDALHDVALPGGTAAYVFDGFPISIAGKTGTAENPHGDDHGWFVAYAPFDKPTIVVAVIVEQGGFGADSAGPVARKILEAALNVPTKKDAADELAEEEAIKNNTIQE, from the coding sequence ATGGGGGGGAATATTTCAAATTCTAGGCTTAATGTATTGTATTATATTGTCATCTTGATATTTGTCGTTCTTATAACTCGACTAGCCTATCTACAGATAGCCCAAGGAGATGATTACAGGCATAAATCGGATGTTAACCACATTCGATTTATGCCGCTCACGGCTCCCCGTGGTCTTTTTTATGATCGTAATGGGATGCCGCTTGTTACTAACCGGCCTGGATTTACCGTTTCATTGATTCCTATTTCCGGTCCAATACCGGATGACGTTATTGATCGTTTAGCTGCCTTTTTGAGTATGAATCCTGATGAAATACGGCAAAAAGTCAAACAACAAGGCAACCCGTTTGAATCGATACGAATAAAAAACAATGTCGGTCAGGATATTGTCACCAAGATTGAAGAGCACCGTAATGATTTACCCGGTGTTGTCCTGGAAATCCAGTCGGTTCGAAAATATATCTACAATGAGTTGGGTGCTCACATCTTTGGTTATATAGGTGAAATCAGTGATAGCGAACTCGCGAAAAAGAAGGCTGAAGGCTATAAATCTGGTGATATTATTGGAAAATTCGGTCTCGAAGAGGTATGGGACAAGGAAATCCGTGGCATTGATGGCGATACGCAAGAGGAAGTTGATGCAGCCGGCCGGCCAGTGAAAATGTTAGATAAAAAGCAACCGGTCTTAGGTAATAGTCTGGTATTAACTATCGACACAAAAATTCAAAAGGTCGCGGAAAAAGCGATGGACGACCAGCTTAACTATCTCCAGAAAAAACTAGGAAATGTTAATGCCAAAGCTGCCGTCGCCGTTGTGATGAATCCCCAAACAGGTGAAATATTGGCAATGGTAAGCCGTCCAACGTTTGACCCGAATCTTTTTAATGGGGGAATTTCAGTAAAAAACTGGCAAATGATTAACGATAACCCTTTTAATCCTATGGAAAATCGGGCCATAGATGGAGAATATCCGCCAGGTTCAACTTTTAAGATCGTTACCAGTACTGCGGCGCTTGAACTCGGAAAAATAACTCCTGAGGAAAGAATCTTCGACAGCGGTCATTATATGTCGAAAGGAAACGCCTCGGGGGAAGCATTGGGCTGGATAAACTTTCAAACAGCCTTGTCAAAATCCGATAATGTATTCTTTTATAAAATGGGCGAACGTGTAGGTATTGACAATTTGGCAAAATATGCTCGAATGTACGGACTTGGAGCCCGAACCGGTATAAATCTTCCAGATGAAGCGTCGGGTTTGGTTGCTAGCCAGGAATATAAAGAAAAAGTATATCACGAAGAATGGTATTTATCGGAAACCTTAGACGCCGCCATCGGTCAGGGATTCCAATTAGTTACACCGCTGCAAGCGGCAATGGTGATGAGTGAAGTAGCGAATGGCGGTCATCGGTATCGTCCTTATTTGGTAAGTAAAATTATTTCGCCGAACGGTGATATCGTAAAAACATTTGAGCCTGAAGAACTAGGCGGTGTGCAAGTATCAGAACGTAATTTGAATTTGATCCGTGATGCCTTGCATGATGTTGCTTTGCCGGGAGGTACTGCCGCCTATGTTTTTGATGGATTTCCGATTTCAATCGCTGGCAAGACGGGTACGGCAGAAAATCCGCACGGCGACGACCATGGCTGGTTCGTGGCTTATGCTCCCTTTGACAAGCCGACAATTGTTGTGGCAGTTATTGTAGAGCAGGGCGGTTTTGGTGCAGACTCAGCAGGACCCGTTGCCAGAAAAATACTGGAAGCAGCTCTCAATGTTCCAACGAAAAAGGATGCCGCCGATGAGTTGGCGGAGGAAGAGGCTATAAAAAATAACACCATACAAGAGTAA
- the nuoE gene encoding NADH-quinone oxidoreductase subunit NuoE: MDQSKQHCCSCSGSPNPFPKIDEILAQYQGVEGALIPVLQQAQNIYGYLSKELIKHIANKLAIPVSHIYGVVTFYSQFHLNPRGKHIIRVCQGTACHVRGGKMILKALEDNLHIEAGQTTRDLKFTLETVACIGACGLAPVMMIDEDTHGRLTPEIIAEILTRYA; this comes from the coding sequence ATGGATCAATCAAAACAACACTGCTGTTCTTGTTCGGGCAGTCCTAATCCCTTTCCAAAAATAGACGAAATTTTAGCTCAGTATCAAGGTGTAGAAGGAGCTTTAATTCCGGTATTGCAGCAAGCTCAAAATATCTATGGATATCTTTCAAAAGAGCTTATCAAGCACATTGCTAACAAGCTCGCAATTCCTGTTAGTCACATTTATGGAGTTGTCACATTTTATTCTCAGTTTCATTTAAATCCGCGTGGAAAACATATTATTCGCGTTTGTCAGGGAACTGCTTGCCACGTTCGGGGCGGAAAAATGATTCTGAAAGCGCTGGAAGACAATCTGCATATTGAGGCCGGGCAGACGACTCGTGATTTAAAATTCACGTTGGAAACAGTTGCCTGTATTGGAGCCTGTGGCTTAGCCCCAGTAATGATGATTGATGAAGATACTCATGGCCGCCTAACACCGGAAATTATCGCAGAAATTTTAACGCGTTACGCGTAA
- the nuoF gene encoding NADH-quinone oxidoreductase subunit NuoF has protein sequence MEHIRAHVLLCAGTGCISSGSKKVEAAFQREVARKGLIDEIKIVETGCHGFCEMGPIVIVYPEGVFYCHVKEEDVAEIVDSHLYKGRIVERLLYREPISHEKIINYNEINFYKKQKRMVLANCGHISPEVIEDYIAAGGYEALGQALTKMTPEQVIDEVKVSGLRGRGGGGFPTGMKWEFAKKAAGDQKYVICNADEGDPGAFMDRSVLEGDPHRVLEGMAVCGYAIGASEGIIYVRAEYPLAIKRLKVAIAQAEEMGFIGKHIFGSDFDFKVKIKEGAGAFVCGEETALLASIEGQRGMPRSRPPFPAISGLWGKPTNINNVETFANVPQIIVNGGEWYASIGTEKSKGTKVFALTGKINNTGLAEVPMGITMREIIYEIGGGILNGKKFKAVQIGGPSGGCLPESMLDLPVDYDSLIQAGAMMGSGGLVVMDEDTCMVDVAKFFVNFTQSESCGKCTPCREGTKRMLEILTNITEGKGKKGDIELLQQLAKNIKATALCGLGQTAPNPVLSTMRYFMDEYEAHINEKRCPAGVCSHLSGYSITENCKGCGLCKQVCPVTAISGEVKSRHSIDQEKCIKCGACMGKCPFKAIRKG, from the coding sequence ATGGAACATATTAGAGCCCATGTTTTGCTGTGTGCCGGAACTGGTTGTATTTCATCTGGCTCAAAAAAGGTAGAAGCAGCGTTTCAAAGAGAAGTGGCCCGTAAAGGTTTGATTGATGAGATTAAAATTGTTGAGACAGGGTGTCATGGTTTTTGCGAAATGGGACCGATTGTGATTGTCTATCCGGAAGGTGTGTTTTACTGCCACGTTAAGGAAGAGGATGTCGCTGAGATTGTTGATTCACATCTTTATAAAGGTCGTATTGTGGAACGTCTTCTATATCGCGAACCTATTTCACATGAGAAAATTATCAACTATAATGAAATCAATTTTTATAAGAAACAGAAACGGATGGTCCTTGCTAACTGTGGTCATATTAGTCCGGAAGTGATTGAAGACTATATCGCAGCGGGCGGTTATGAGGCTTTAGGCCAAGCTCTGACAAAAATGACGCCGGAGCAAGTGATCGATGAGGTCAAGGTATCTGGACTCCGCGGCAGGGGCGGCGGCGGTTTTCCCACCGGGATGAAATGGGAGTTTGCCAAAAAGGCGGCAGGTGACCAGAAATATGTGATCTGCAATGCTGACGAAGGAGATCCAGGCGCCTTTATGGATCGCAGTGTCCTAGAGGGTGATCCTCATCGCGTGCTGGAAGGGATGGCTGTCTGCGGTTATGCCATTGGCGCTAGCGAAGGGATTATTTATGTACGAGCGGAATATCCTTTGGCAATTAAGCGTCTAAAAGTAGCCATTGCCCAAGCTGAAGAAATGGGCTTTATTGGAAAACATATATTTGGCTCGGATTTTGACTTTAAAGTAAAAATTAAAGAAGGGGCAGGCGCCTTTGTATGTGGTGAAGAAACAGCATTGCTTGCATCGATTGAAGGTCAGCGCGGCATGCCCCGTTCACGGCCTCCTTTCCCAGCTATTTCAGGACTGTGGGGCAAACCAACGAATATTAATAATGTCGAGACTTTTGCCAATGTACCGCAAATCATTGTTAACGGCGGCGAGTGGTATGCCAGTATTGGTACAGAGAAGAGTAAAGGGACGAAGGTTTTTGCGCTCACAGGAAAAATTAATAATACTGGTTTGGCTGAAGTTCCAATGGGAATTACGATGCGGGAAATTATTTATGAAATTGGTGGCGGGATATTAAACGGTAAAAAATTTAAAGCTGTCCAAATTGGCGGGCCGTCAGGTGGCTGTCTGCCAGAATCGATGCTTGATCTGCCTGTTGATTATGATTCTCTTATCCAGGCTGGTGCCATGATGGGCTCAGGCGGATTGGTCGTTATGGATGAAGACACCTGTATGGTGGATGTGGCCAAATTTTTTGTGAACTTTACGCAAAGTGAGTCATGCGGCAAATGTACTCCTTGTCGGGAAGGAACAAAAAGGATGCTGGAAATACTGACGAATATTACCGAGGGGAAAGGCAAAAAAGGCGATATTGAGCTTCTTCAACAACTTGCCAAGAATATCAAAGCTACAGCTCTATGCGGACTGGGTCAGACGGCGCCTAATCCAGTTTTAAGCACCATGCGTTATTTTATGGATGAATACGAGGCTCATATTAACGAGAAACGCTGCCCAGCTGGTGTTTGCAGCCATCTTTCCGGTTATTCCATTACAGAAAACTGTAAGGGATGCGGACTTTGCAAACAGGTATGCCCTGTTACTGCCATAAGTGGCGAAGTAAAATCCAGGCATTCTATTGATCAGGAAAAATGCATCAAATGCGGGGCATGTATGGGAAAATGTCCCTTTAAGGCCATTCGCAAGGGATAA
- a CDS encoding NAD(P)/FAD-dependent oxidoreductase, with protein sequence MSKTVLIIGAGVAGLTAAKAAVKRGCRVILSGREPYLPYYRPRLIEVLSAGLSVDALFIQKPEWFKTSGIELKLSLIAQEIDVENKTAIFADDSRVHYDELVLACGAVPNKAVLPFACDVFGLRSYDDALAINKACSEKGSAFIVGGGLLGIETAFALHKRGIKVSVAERAEYLLPRQLDRIGGDFLKARLEQTGITIYVNVAGSAIQSHLQESTVIAASGIIPDIGFLRNSSIAVSRGILVDEAMKTSLSDVFACGDMAEFNSSIPGLAIVAVKQGETAGISACGDQAVYCEPIGSPLLKVADISVMSVGSVEIDEDATVLRYQNGPNYGVAVLRQGRVRGAALIGNTSAGVKLKAAVENKTVFTSLATFEDLLLRL encoded by the coding sequence ATGTCTAAGACAGTACTAATTATCGGAGCAGGCGTAGCCGGGCTTACTGCCGCAAAGGCGGCGGTAAAGCGGGGGTGCAGAGTAATCCTTTCTGGACGTGAGCCTTATTTGCCCTATTATAGGCCAAGGCTCATCGAGGTATTATCGGCGGGTCTTTCGGTTGATGCATTATTTATTCAGAAACCGGAGTGGTTTAAAACCAGCGGTATTGAGCTAAAGTTGTCTCTTATTGCGCAGGAAATTGATGTCGAAAATAAGACGGCTATATTTGCCGACGACAGCCGAGTTCACTATGATGAACTTGTTTTGGCTTGTGGTGCCGTACCGAATAAGGCCGTACTGCCCTTTGCCTGTGATGTATTCGGACTGCGCAGCTATGATGATGCTCTGGCAATTAATAAAGCCTGTAGCGAAAAAGGCAGTGCGTTTATTGTTGGCGGCGGACTTCTTGGCATTGAAACAGCCTTTGCATTGCACAAAAGGGGCATCAAAGTTTCTGTTGCCGAGCGAGCCGAGTATCTTCTGCCGCGCCAACTTGACAGAATCGGAGGGGATTTTCTTAAGGCGCGGCTTGAACAGACTGGGATCACGATTTATGTCAATGTCGCAGGGTCTGCTATTCAGAGTCATTTGCAGGAATCAACTGTTATAGCAGCAAGCGGTATTATTCCTGATATTGGATTTTTGAGAAACAGTTCTATTGCTGTTAGCCGTGGTATTCTTGTAGATGAAGCAATGAAGACTTCCTTATCGGACGTTTTTGCCTGTGGCGATATGGCTGAATTTAATAGCAGCATACCTGGACTTGCGATTGTTGCCGTAAAGCAGGGGGAAACAGCCGGCATTTCTGCTTGTGGTGATCAGGCAGTTTATTGTGAGCCCATAGGATCGCCGTTGCTAAAGGTTGCCGACATATCGGTTATGTCTGTGGGAAGTGTTGAGATAGATGAGGATGCAACGGTGCTGAGATATCAGAATGGACCGAATTACGGTGTTGCAGTTCTCCGTCAAGGACGTGTCAGGGGAGCCGCCCTTATTGGTAATACGAGCGCAGGTGTAAAATTAAAAGCGGCTGTGGAAAATAAAACGGTTTTTACAAGTTTAGCAACATTTGAAGATTTGTTATTAAGGCTTTAA
- a CDS encoding YczE/YyaS/YitT family protein, whose protein sequence is MSTSKRCFLFICGLFFVALGISCAVISKLGTATISSTPYILSLRYHVSLGGVTFIVNMMFLLGQILILRRQFEYIQLLQIPMTGIFGFFIDFTMFLISIVTPDLYISKFIIMLVGIISIALGIALEIIGNIVMLPGEGIVNVIATHWHFNFGNTKTCFDISIVLIAAFLSWIYFGEVYGIREGTLISALITGSIARFFIKHLSYIGQSGNLIFHLPSTTSVE, encoded by the coding sequence ATGTCTACATCAAAGCGATGTTTTTTATTTATTTGCGGTCTTTTCTTTGTAGCTCTTGGTATTTCCTGCGCCGTTATAAGCAAACTGGGTACCGCAACAATTTCCAGCACACCTTACATTCTGAGCTTGCGTTATCACGTTTCCCTGGGCGGTGTTACCTTTATCGTCAATATGATGTTCCTGCTCGGACAAATTCTGATTTTGCGGCGACAGTTTGAATATATTCAGTTACTGCAGATTCCCATGACCGGTATCTTTGGTTTCTTTATCGATTTTACGATGTTCCTAATTAGTATAGTGACACCGGACTTGTATATCAGCAAATTCATTATCATGCTAGTAGGAATTATTAGCATTGCCCTAGGTATTGCTCTAGAGATTATCGGAAATATAGTCATGCTACCTGGTGAAGGCATTGTTAATGTCATTGCCACCCATTGGCATTTTAATTTTGGCAATACAAAGACCTGTTTTGATATAAGCATCGTTCTCATTGCAGCCTTCTTATCCTGGATTTACTTCGGTGAAGTCTACGGTATTCGTGAAGGCACATTGATTTCTGCTCTCATCACTGGTTCTATCGCCAGATTTTTCATCAAACATCTAAGCTATATAGGTCAAAGTGGCAATCTCATATTCCATCTACCTTCCACAACTTCCGTTGAATAA
- a CDS encoding glycerol dehydrogenase, translating to MLKLMRAPAKYVQGKDALFETYENTKNLGSSFLFVCSRSGYKIAKPKIEKSFGNTPAKIRFEVFNGISSTGEIERMRKIVKENKIEVVGAIGGGSAIDTAKATAYYENLPVVIMPTVAATDAPCTGLSVIYNDDGSFCKYIFYPKNPETVIVDSSIIAAAPVKFLVAGMGDALGTYFEARACLKTNSPSLENGGITKSAMALCKLCYETLLADGYKAKLAVEQSILTPAVESIIEANTYLSGVGADNGGLAVSHSVYNGFTALEECESTMHGNLVAFGTIAQLIIENAPLEEIAEVIEFCISVGLPVTLAQLGVKDVNRVHIAAEKACMTGESIHNMLGDVTPEELYNSLLAADTLGKTFLKTGKVL from the coding sequence GTGTTGAAATTAATGAGAGCACCTGCTAAGTATGTACAAGGAAAGGATGCTTTGTTTGAGACATATGAAAACACTAAAAATTTGGGATCGTCTTTTTTGTTTGTTTGTAGTCGCAGCGGATACAAAATAGCCAAGCCTAAAATAGAAAAGAGCTTTGGAAACACACCTGCAAAAATCAGGTTTGAGGTGTTCAATGGGATCAGTTCCACCGGCGAAATTGAAAGAATGAGAAAGATTGTGAAAGAAAATAAAATTGAAGTTGTAGGTGCTATTGGCGGAGGAAGTGCTATAGATACTGCCAAAGCTACTGCATATTATGAAAATTTGCCAGTGGTAATTATGCCTACAGTTGCGGCTACTGATGCGCCTTGTACAGGCCTTTCTGTAATTTATAATGACGATGGCTCATTTTGCAAATACATTTTTTATCCTAAAAATCCGGAGACAGTAATTGTAGACTCTTCCATTATTGCCGCAGCACCGGTAAAATTTTTAGTTGCAGGAATGGGCGATGCTCTAGGCACTTATTTTGAAGCAAGAGCCTGTTTAAAAACGAATTCGCCTAGCCTTGAAAATGGTGGAATCACTAAATCTGCAATGGCTCTTTGCAAGCTTTGTTATGAAACCCTTTTGGCAGATGGCTATAAAGCAAAATTAGCAGTTGAACAGAGTATTTTAACTCCAGCAGTAGAAAGCATTATTGAGGCAAATACATATTTAAGCGGTGTGGGAGCAGATAATGGTGGTCTTGCAGTTTCTCATTCTGTATATAATGGATTTACCGCTTTAGAAGAATGTGAATCAACTATGCATGGTAATTTAGTCGCTTTCGGTACAATAGCGCAGTTGATTATTGAAAACGCTCCTCTGGAAGAAATTGCGGAAGTAATCGAATTCTGTATATCTGTTGGCTTACCTGTGACTTTAGCACAACTCGGCGTCAAGGATGTAAACAGAGTTCACATTGCTGCAGAAAAGGCATGCATGACAGGAGAATCAATTCATAACATGCTTGGTGATGTAACGCCAGAAGAACTGTATAATTCATTATTAGCAGCCGATACATTGGGAAAAACCTTTTTAAAAACTGGAAAGGTCCTGTAA
- a CDS encoding LysE family translocator codes for MEITNIYLFISISFILLISPGPNTIYVVSKGMTEGRKAAFKAVVGATAGDMIQVLAASLGLAVLLQASSLAFFIVKMFGASYLFYVGIRCFLNKQQLFVKSSEEETKGKDLIFTGFFTSVLNPKTTLFFLSFLPQFIDNQSVYAQQQMLLLGAIFVVMGFFVMNVYAVVAEKLRFWIAKNERIQAYLNWITGAIFIGFGLRIAFSERR; via the coding sequence ATGGAAATAACCAATATATATCTATTTATTTCTATATCGTTTATTCTACTTATATCACCTGGACCAAACACGATATACGTTGTTAGCAAAGGAATGACTGAGGGACGTAAAGCAGCATTTAAGGCAGTGGTGGGGGCAACGGCAGGAGATATGATTCAAGTATTGGCTGCTTCTTTAGGCTTGGCAGTATTATTACAAGCATCATCTTTGGCGTTCTTCATCGTCAAAATGTTTGGTGCTAGCTATTTATTCTACGTTGGAATCCGATGTTTTTTGAATAAGCAGCAGCTGTTCGTAAAGTCTTCGGAGGAGGAAACTAAAGGTAAAGACCTAATTTTCACTGGCTTTTTCACCTCTGTGTTAAATCCGAAGACTACGCTGTTTTTTTTGAGCTTTTTGCCTCAATTTATAGATAATCAAAGTGTTTATGCTCAACAGCAAATGCTTTTGCTTGGTGCAATATTTGTTGTCATGGGATTTTTTGTAATGAACGTCTATGCTGTGGTAGCTGAGAAGCTACGCTTTTGGATTGCAAAGAATGAAAGAATACAGGCGTATTTGAATTGGATAACAGGGGCAATTTTTATCGGTTTTGGGCTGCGGATAGCTTTTTCGGAACGGAGGTAA
- a CDS encoding effector binding domain-containing protein yields MDKFSRICEKIINVAYKYGYETPEAFTKAFGKMHGISPSAAREPGANLKAYPKLSFHISIKGDKDMDYKIVDKGSFTVVGKQRKITMVDGENFKQVPKFWGDCMNDGSYQWLCSKTGKLGVLGICKDFGKDEFNYMIGVEEVKDALPEGYVSANIPAVTWAIFESVGALPEAIQDLTRRIFTEWLPSTGYQHDCAPELEVYPEGDIHSPDYKCEIWIPVKK; encoded by the coding sequence ATGGATAAATTTAGCAGGATTTGTGAAAAAATTATCAATGTAGCCTATAAATATGGCTATGAAACGCCCGAAGCGTTCACAAAAGCCTTTGGGAAAATGCATGGAATAAGTCCTTCGGCTGCGCGTGAGCCTGGAGCAAATCTCAAGGCATATCCAAAATTATCCTTTCACATTTCAATAAAGGGAGATAAAGATATGGATTATAAGATTGTTGACAAAGGAAGCTTTACAGTAGTGGGTAAACAAAGAAAGATAACTATGGTGGACGGAGAAAATTTTAAACAGGTACCTAAATTCTGGGGCGATTGCATGAATGATGGTTCATATCAGTGGCTTTGCTCAAAGACAGGCAAGCTTGGTGTCCTCGGTATATGTAAGGATTTCGGCAAAGATGAATTTAATTATATGATAGGAGTTGAGGAAGTCAAAGACGCCCTTCCGGAAGGATATGTTTCAGCAAATATACCGGCAGTAACCTGGGCTATATTTGAATCAGTTGGAGCGCTGCCTGAAGCTATACAAGATCTTACCCGAAGGATATTTACAGAGTGGCTGCCGTCTACAGGATATCAGCATGATTGCGCACCAGAGCTTGAGGTTTATCCTGAAGGTGATATACATTCTCCAGATTACAAATGTGAGATATGGATTCCTGTCAAGAAGTAA
- a CDS encoding (2Fe-2S) ferredoxin domain-containing protein, whose amino-acid sequence MKTLEDLKKLREQLQSDRKVRKMSSTQVIVGMGTCGIAAGAREVMIAILDEIAQKKLEDISVCQTDCIGMCQQEVLVDVVRPNEPRITYGRVKPTDVPKIIAEHVVNGRIVEELFVGKIEQ is encoded by the coding sequence ATGAAGACACTTGAAGATTTAAAAAAACTGCGGGAACAACTGCAATCAGATAGAAAGGTGCGCAAAATGAGCAGCACTCAGGTGATCGTAGGAATGGGGACTTGTGGTATTGCGGCAGGAGCGCGTGAAGTTATGATTGCTATTCTGGATGAAATCGCCCAAAAAAAATTGGAAGATATTTCAGTTTGCCAGACCGATTGTATTGGCATGTGTCAGCAAGAAGTCCTTGTTGATGTGGTAAGACCAAATGAACCGCGCATTACCTATGGGCGGGTTAAACCAACGGATGTTCCAAAAATTATTGCCGAACATGTAGTGAACGGGCGCATTGTCGAAGAGTTGTTTGTCGGCAAAATTGAACAATAA
- a CDS encoding amidohydrolase family protein translates to MKIIDAHIHFCQEPYFDQIAEVAGHKNTSAHLKDQYAAHNIVHGVVMGNRSLQLNEHDYPDYLSYCIGLDSTCFKEEEIVQQAYLVEKHLQRKNCVGIKLYPGYNHFYIYDSVVDPFYQLAMQYKKPVAVHTGLTATSNALLKYSHPMTLDEVAVRYPHVQFIMCHIGNPWLVDAIAVIEKNENVAADLSGILEGRIDSMSDFFEKKHGYINFLKVWLEYLDNYDRLLYGTDWPLANISNYIEFIAHIIPARHHDKVFFDNANRIYNLGL, encoded by the coding sequence ATGAAGATTATTGATGCCCACATCCACTTCTGCCAGGAGCCTTACTTTGACCAGATTGCAGAAGTGGCAGGCCATAAAAATACTAGTGCGCATCTGAAAGACCAATATGCTGCGCATAACATTGTTCATGGTGTGGTCATGGGCAACCGGAGCCTGCAGTTGAACGAGCACGATTATCCTGACTATCTTAGCTATTGTATCGGGTTGGATAGCACTTGTTTTAAAGAGGAAGAGATAGTACAGCAAGCTTATTTGGTAGAAAAACATTTGCAAAGAAAGAATTGTGTCGGCATTAAGTTATATCCGGGCTACAATCACTTTTATATTTACGATTCGGTGGTTGACCCGTTTTATCAACTAGCAATGCAGTATAAAAAACCGGTGGCCGTTCATACCGGATTGACAGCCACCAGCAATGCCCTGTTGAAATATAGTCATCCTATGACCTTGGATGAGGTAGCGGTACGCTATCCTCATGTTCAGTTTATTATGTGTCATATTGGCAATCCATGGCTTGTAGACGCTATCGCGGTCATTGAGAAAAATGAAAATGTAGCTGCCGACCTTTCGGGAATATTGGAAGGCCGGATCGATAGTATGTCGGATTTTTTTGAAAAAAAGCATGGCTATATTAATTTCTTAAAAGTATGGCTGGAATACTTGGACAACTATGACCGCCTGTTGTATGGGACAGATTGGCCTCTGGCTAACATATCCAATTATATTGAATTTATTGCGCATATTATTCCAGCAAGGCATCATGACAAAGTGTTTTTTGACAACGCCAACAGGATTTATAATCTTGGCCTTTGA